One window of Nostoc sp. C052 genomic DNA carries:
- the purS gene encoding phosphoribosylformylglycinamidine synthase subunit PurS, with protein sequence MQTKYLAKIFVTLRPSVLDPAGVAVQSGLKQLGYENVDQVRIGKYIELTITSTDEKKARQDLDNICDQMLSNPVIENYRFELIEVETQTGVF encoded by the coding sequence GTGCAAACCAAGTATCTAGCCAAAATTTTCGTGACCCTTCGTCCTTCAGTTTTAGACCCCGCTGGTGTCGCTGTACAATCTGGTCTTAAGCAACTGGGATACGAGAACGTTGACCAGGTGCGGATTGGCAAGTACATTGAACTCACCATCACCTCTACTGATGAAAAGAAAGCGCGTCAAGACCTCGATAACATTTGCGACCAAATGCTATCAAATCCTGTAATTGAAAATTACCGCTTTGAATTAATTGAGGTCGAAACACAAACTGGGGTATTTTAG
- a CDS encoding HAMP domain-containing protein gives MATEQLTRDSDNLDLNQLLRTLNAVKNGDFSTRMPIDHTGVAGKIADTLNDIIDQNERMAAELQRIGNVVGKEGKIADRASLGDVRGSWSDCVTSVNTLITDLVQPTAETTRVIRSVANGDLSQTIATEIDGRPLQGEFLQTANIVNTMVERLGSFASEVTRVAREVGTEGKLGVQAEVQGVAGTWKDLTDNVNLMAGNLTGQVRNIAEVATAIANGDLSKKITVNVKGEILELKNTVNTMVDQLNSFASEVTRVAREVGTEGKLGVQAEVKGVAGTWKDLTDNVNLMAGNLTAQVRNIAEVTTAVANGDLSKKITVDVKGEILELKNTVNIMVDQLNSFASEVTRVAREVGAEGKLGGQAEVRGVAGTWKDLTDSVNFMAGSLTAQVRNIAEVTTAVANGDLSKKITVDVKGEILELKNTINTMVDQLNSFASEVTRVAREVGTEGKLGVQAQVQGVAGTWKDLTDNVNLMAGNLTGQVRNIAEVATAIANGDLSKKITVDVRGEILELKNTINIMVDQLSSFASEVTRVAREVGSEGKLGVQADVRGVAGTWKDLTDSVNFMAGSLTAQVRNIAEVTTAVATGDLSKKITVDVKGEILELKNTINTMVDQLNSFASEVTRVAREVGSEGKLGVQAEVRGVAGTWKDLTDSVNFMAGSLTAQVRNIAEVTTAVATGDLSKKITVDVKGEILELKNTINTMVDQLSSFASEVTRVAREVGTEGKLGVQAEVKDVAGTWKDLTDSVNFMAGSLTAQVRNIAEVTTAIANGDLSKKITVAVKGEILELKNTINIMVDQLNSFASEVTRVAREVGSEGKLGVQADVRGVAGTWKDLTDSVNFMAGSLTAQVRNIAAVTTAVANGDLSKKISVDVKGEILELKNTVNTMVDQLNSFASEVTRVAREVGTEGKLGVQAEVKGVAGTWKDLTDSVNFMAGSLTAQVRNIAEVTTAVANGDLSKKITVDVKGEIQELKNTINTMVDQLNSFASEVTRVAREVGTEGKLGVQAYVRGVAGTWKDLTDNVNSMAGNLTGQVRNIAEVTKAVANGDLSKKITVDAKGEILDLKNTTNTMVDQLSSFASEVTRVAREVGTEGKLGGQAQVQGVAGTWKDLTDNVNSMAGNLTAQVRGIARVVTAVANGDLKRKLMLDAKGEIETLAETINEMIDTLATFANQVTTVAREVGIEGKLGGQARVPGAAGTWKDLTDNVNELAATLTTQLRAIAEVATAVTKGDLTRSIAVEALGEVAILKDNINQMIANLRETTQKNTEQDWLKTNLAKFTRMLQGQRDLETVSKLILSELAPLVGAQHGVFFLMESAENTPYLKLISSYAYRERRHLANRFQLGEGLVGQCALEKERILLTDVPSDYVRITSGLGEATPLNAVVLPVLFEGQVTAVIELASFRRFSEIHLTFFDQLTESIAIVLNTIAASMRTEELLKQSQSLAEELQTQQSELRETNKRLEQQAQSLKTSEDLLKGQQEELQQTNAELEEKAELLAMQKKEVERKNREIEQARLSLEDKAEQLALSSKYKSEFLANMSHELRTPLNSLLILAKLLTDNIDRNLTAKQVEYSQTIYSAGTDLLTLINDILDLAKIESGTMSIDMIPMPLAELGDVIERTFRQIAQSKGLAFTIEFTPELPNTIYSDVKRLQQVLKNLLSNAFKFTEQGEVRLRIAVAKLGWSNDHETLNCAQLVIAFSVSDTGIGIAPEKQKVIFEAFQQADGSTSRRYGGTGLGLSISREIARLFGGEIKLISQPGEGSTFTFYLPQFSTVSDSGAFSPFRVLNAESRSTLPTPYSLLPTPHSPLLTPHSALITDDRTTIERGDRVLLIVEDDVNFARILLDMAQQQGFKVIAAQTGSTGLMLAQQFLPSAILLDIRLPEMDGWTVLDRLKHDPNTRHIPVHIMSVEEGKQRGLQLGAIAYLQKPLTSETISEALTKIKGFVERQVKNLLVVEDDDTQRLSIVELIGNSDVSTTAVANGTAALEAIRTQHFDCLVLDLGLPDMTGFELIEQIKLLPHGKTLPIIVYTGREISKAQETELRRIAETIIIKDVRSPERLFDETALFLHRVQANLPEPKRQILEQLHSQDYLLTGKKALIIDDDMRNIFALTSMLERYQIQVLYAENGREGIATLQNTPDIDVVLMDVMMPEMDGYETTRIIRQNEQFKSLPIIALTAKAMQGDREKCIEAGASDYITKPVDTEQLLSLLRVWLYR, from the coding sequence ATGGCAACCGAACAGTTAACTAGAGACAGCGACAATTTAGATTTAAATCAGCTACTAAGAACGCTGAATGCTGTTAAAAACGGTGACTTTTCGACTCGGATGCCCATAGACCATACTGGTGTGGCGGGGAAAATTGCTGATACGCTCAATGATATTATCGATCAAAATGAACGGATGGCGGCGGAACTACAACGGATTGGTAACGTTGTCGGCAAAGAAGGCAAAATTGCCGATCGCGCCTCTCTCGGAGATGTTCGGGGTTCTTGGTCAGATTGTGTGACTTCTGTCAATACTCTAATTACAGATTTAGTTCAACCAACAGCTGAAACTACCCGTGTAATTCGGTCGGTAGCTAATGGTGATTTATCCCAAACGATCGCTACAGAAATCGATGGCAGACCCCTGCAAGGTGAGTTTCTCCAAACTGCTAATATTGTCAACACAATGGTAGAACGGCTTGGTTCCTTTGCCAGTGAAGTTACCAGGGTTGCCCGTGAGGTGGGAACTGAAGGGAAGTTGGGCGTTCAAGCCGAAGTGCAAGGTGTGGCAGGCACTTGGAAAGATTTGACTGATAACGTTAACTTAATGGCGGGTAATCTCACCGGACAAGTTCGCAACATTGCCGAAGTTGCCACCGCGATCGCCAATGGCGACTTATCCAAAAAAATCACTGTCAATGTTAAAGGCGAAATTCTCGAACTAAAAAACACCGTCAACACGATGGTGGATCAGCTTAATTCTTTTGCGAGTGAAGTAACGCGAGTTGCCCGTGAAGTTGGAACTGAAGGAAAGTTGGGCGTACAAGCAGAAGTTAAAGGAGTGGCAGGTACTTGGAAGGATTTAACTGACAACGTTAATTTAATGGCAGGAAATTTAACTGCTCAAGTCCGTAACATTGCGGAAGTTACAACGGCGGTAGCTAATGGCGACCTGTCTAAGAAAATCACTGTAGATGTCAAAGGCGAAATTTTAGAGTTGAAAAACACCGTTAACATCATGGTGGATCAGCTTAATTCTTTTGCATCAGAAGTAACAAGAGTTGCGCGTGAGGTGGGTGCAGAAGGAAAATTAGGCGGTCAAGCAGAAGTTCGCGGCGTAGCGGGTACGTGGAAAGACCTTACCGATAGTGTGAATTTCATGGCGGGAAGCTTGACGGCACAGGTGCGGAATATTGCCGAAGTTACTACCGCTGTGGCAAATGGCGACTTATCTAAGAAAATCACTGTGGATGTCAAAGGCGAAATTCTGGAGTTGAAAAACACCATTAATACAATGGTGGATCAACTTAATTCCTTTGCAAGTGAAGTGACGCGGGTAGCGCGGGAAGTGGGAACTGAAGGTAAGTTGGGTGTGCAAGCGCAAGTGCAGGGAGTAGCAGGTACTTGGAAAGATTTAACTGATAACGTTAACTTAATGGCGGGTAATCTCACCGGACAGGTGCGAAATATTGCCGAGGTTGCCACTGCGATCGCCAATGGTGATCTATCTAAGAAAATCACCGTCGATGTCAGAGGTGAAATTCTCGAACTCAAGAATACTATCAATATCATGGTGGATCAACTCAGTTCCTTTGCATCGGAAGTCACAAGAGTTGCGCGTGAGGTGGGAAGTGAAGGAAAACTGGGAGTCCAAGCCGATGTGCGCGGCGTCGCGGGAACTTGGAAAGATTTAACTGACAGCGTGAACTTCATGGCGGGAAGTTTAACGGCACAGGTGCGGAATATTGCGGAAGTAACTACGGCGGTTGCAACAGGCGACTTATCCAAAAAAATCACTGTCGATGTCAAAGGTGAAATTCTGGAGTTGAAAAATACCATTAACACAATGGTGGATCAACTCAATTCTTTTGCATCAGAAGTTACCAGAGTTGCCCGTGAGGTGGGAAGCGAAGGTAAATTGGGTGTGCAAGCAGAAGTGCGCGGCGTGGCTGGTACGTGGAAAGACCTTACCGACAGCGTGAACTTCATGGCGGGAAGCTTGACGGCGCAGGTGCGGAACATTGCCGAAGTGACTACGGCGGTTGCAACAGGCGATTTATCCAAGAAAATCACCGTCGATGTGAAAGGTGAGATTCTGGAGTTGAAAAATACCATTAATACAATGGTGGATCAACTTAGTTCCTTTGCAAGTGAAGTTACAAGAGTTGCTCGTGAAGTGGGAACTGAAGGTAAATTGGGTGTACAAGCGGAAGTGAAAGACGTTGCTGGGACTTGGAAAGATTTAACCGACAGCGTAAATTTCATGGCGGGAAGCTTGACGGCACAGGTGCGGAACATTGCTGAAGTGACAACTGCGATCGCCAATGGTGATTTATCCAAAAAAATCACTGTTGCTGTCAAAGGCGAAATTCTGGAACTCAAAAATACCATCAATATCATGGTGGATCAACTTAATTCCTTTGCAAGTGAAGTTACAAGAGTTGCCCGTGAGGTGGGAAGTGAGGGGAAACTCGGCGTCCAAGCAGATGTGCGCGGTGTAGCTGGAACTTGGAAAGATTTAACTGACAGCGTAAACTTCATGGCGGGAAGCTTAACGGCACAGGTGCGAAACATTGCCGCCGTCACCACCGCCGTAGCTAATGGCGACTTATCTAAGAAAATCTCCGTTGATGTTAAAGGTGAAATTTTAGAGTTGAAAAACACCGTCAACACGATGGTAGATCAACTCAATTCCTTTGCATCGGAAGTTACCAGGGTTGCCCGTGAGGTGGGAACTGAAGGTAAACTGGGCGTACAAGCCGAAGTTAAAGGTGTAGCCGGCACTTGGAAAGATTTAACCGACAGCGTAAACTTCATGGCGGGAAGTTTGACGGCGCAAGTGCGGAACATTGCCGAAGTTACGACGGCGGTAGCTAACGGCGACTTATCTAAAAAAATCACCGTCGATGTGAAAGGTGAAATTCAGGAGCTTAAAAACACCATTAATACAATGGTGGATCAGTTAAATTCCTTTGCATCGGAAGTTACCAGGGTTGCCCGTGAGGTAGGAACGGAAGGTAAATTGGGCGTGCAAGCTTACGTCAGAGGCGTAGCTGGCACTTGGAAAGATTTAACAGACAACGTGAACTCGATGGCGGGGAACCTCACCGGACAAGTCCGCAACATCGCGGAAGTTACGAAAGCGGTGGCAAATGGCGACCTTTCTAAGAAAATTACCGTCGATGCCAAAGGTGAAATTTTAGACTTGAAAAACACCACCAACACGATGGTAGATCAACTCAGTTCCTTTGCCAGTGAAGTAACGCGGGTGGCGCGGGAAGTGGGAACGGAAGGGAAGTTGGGCGGACAAGCACAAGTCCAAGGTGTTGCGGGTACTTGGAAAGATTTAACTGATAACGTGAACTCGATGGCGGGTAACTTAACGGCACAAGTGCGCGGTATTGCCAGAGTTGTCACCGCAGTTGCTAACGGCGACTTGAAACGAAAACTAATGTTAGATGCTAAGGGAGAAATTGAAACCTTGGCAGAGACAATCAACGAGATGATTGATACTCTAGCGACATTTGCCAATCAGGTAACTACAGTAGCGCGGGAAGTGGGAATTGAAGGGAAGTTAGGCGGACAAGCGAGAGTCCCTGGGGCGGCTGGAACTTGGAAAGATTTGACGGATAATGTAAATGAACTCGCTGCTACATTGACAACTCAGTTGCGAGCGATCGCCGAAGTTGCTACAGCTGTAACTAAAGGTGATTTAACTCGTTCAATTGCCGTCGAAGCATTAGGGGAAGTAGCAATCCTCAAAGACAACATCAACCAGATGATTGCCAACCTGCGGGAGACAACGCAGAAAAACACCGAACAAGATTGGTTGAAAACTAACTTAGCCAAGTTTACCCGAATGCTCCAAGGGCAGCGAGACTTAGAAACCGTATCTAAACTCATTCTCTCAGAATTAGCACCCTTGGTAGGAGCGCAACACGGCGTATTCTTCCTGATGGAGTCTGCGGAAAATACACCATATTTAAAACTAATTAGTAGCTACGCTTACCGCGAACGCAGACATCTAGCTAACCGCTTCCAATTGGGTGAAGGTTTGGTGGGACAATGCGCCTTAGAAAAAGAGCGAATTTTGCTGACAGATGTGCCAAGTGATTATGTCAGAATTACCTCTGGTTTAGGAGAAGCCACGCCCCTGAATGCCGTGGTGTTACCTGTACTCTTTGAAGGACAAGTAACAGCAGTGATTGAATTGGCATCCTTCCGCCGCTTTAGCGAAATTCATCTGACATTCTTTGACCAGCTTACCGAAAGTATTGCGATCGTCCTCAACACGATCGCAGCATCAATGCGAACTGAAGAATTACTCAAACAATCGCAATCTTTAGCTGAAGAACTCCAAACCCAGCAAAGCGAACTCCGCGAAACCAACAAGCGTTTAGAACAACAAGCCCAATCACTCAAAACCTCTGAAGATTTACTCAAAGGACAGCAAGAAGAACTGCAACAAACCAACGCCGAGTTAGAAGAAAAGGCAGAGTTGTTGGCGATGCAGAAAAAAGAAGTCGAGCGCAAAAATCGGGAAATTGAACAAGCAAGACTTTCTTTAGAAGATAAAGCTGAACAACTCGCCCTTTCCTCAAAATACAAATCAGAATTTCTTGCCAACATGTCCCATGAACTGCGGACACCGCTAAATAGCTTGTTGATTTTGGCAAAATTGTTAACAGATAATATCGATCGCAATCTCACCGCCAAGCAAGTCGAATACAGCCAGACAATTTACTCAGCCGGTACTGATTTGTTGACGTTAATCAATGACATTCTGGATCTCGCTAAAATTGAATCTGGAACGATGTCCATTGACATGATCCCAATGCCATTGGCAGAGTTGGGTGATGTGATTGAGCGCACCTTCCGGCAAATTGCTCAGAGCAAAGGACTTGCCTTTACAATTGAATTCACTCCCGAATTGCCAAACACCATCTATTCAGATGTCAAACGCTTACAACAGGTATTGAAAAATCTTCTCTCCAACGCTTTTAAATTTACAGAGCAAGGGGAGGTACGCTTACGGATTGCGGTAGCAAAGCTAGGGTGGAGTAACGATCACGAAACTTTAAATTGTGCCCAGCTTGTAATTGCCTTCTCAGTTAGCGATACAGGCATTGGCATTGCCCCCGAAAAACAAAAAGTGATTTTTGAAGCATTCCAACAAGCTGATGGCTCCACCAGTCGCAGATACGGCGGCACCGGATTGGGCTTATCAATTAGCCGCGAAATCGCCCGTCTCTTCGGCGGCGAAATTAAACTCATCAGTCAACCCGGTGAAGGTAGCACCTTTACATTCTACTTACCACAATTTAGTACTGTTAGCGATAGCGGGGCGTTTAGCCCGTTCCGAGTGCTGAATGCTGAGTCTAGATCGACACTCCCTACTCCCTACTCCCTACTCCCTACTCCCCACTCCCCACTCCTCACTCCCCACTCAGCACTCATCACTGACGATCGCACCACCATTGAAAGAGGCGATCGCGTGTTATTAATTGTCGAAGATGACGTTAATTTTGCGCGTATCCTTCTAGATATGGCGCAACAGCAAGGATTCAAGGTAATAGCTGCCCAAACAGGTAGTACAGGTTTGATGTTAGCGCAGCAATTTCTACCTTCAGCCATTTTGCTAGATATCAGGTTGCCAGAAATGGATGGTTGGACGGTATTGGATCGTCTAAAACATGACCCAAATACCCGTCACATTCCCGTACATATCATGAGCGTTGAAGAAGGTAAACAGCGCGGGTTACAACTAGGTGCGATCGCATATCTACAAAAACCCTTAACCAGCGAGACAATATCTGAGGCGTTGACCAAAATTAAAGGTTTTGTTGAACGCCAGGTGAAAAATTTATTAGTAGTCGAAGACGATGACACTCAACGGCTGAGTATTGTTGAGTTAATTGGCAACAGCGATGTTTCAACCACAGCAGTGGCTAATGGTACAGCAGCCCTAGAAGCAATTCGCACCCAGCATTTTGATTGCCTCGTCCTCGATTTAGGGCTACCCGATATGACCGGCTTTGAATTGATTGAGCAGATAAAGCTTTTACCTCACGGTAAAACTTTACCAATTATTGTCTACACAGGTAGAGAAATTAGCAAAGCTCAAGAAACAGAACTCAGACGGATTGCCGAGACAATCATTATTAAAGATGTGCGATCGCCCGAACGTTTGTTTGATGAAACAGCATTATTTTTACACCGAGTCCAAGCAAATTTACCTGAACCGAAGCGCCAAATACTTGAACAACTGCATTCACAAGACTACTTACTCACTGGCAAAAAAGCGCTAATTATAGACGACGATATGCGGAATATCTTCGCTCTTACCAGTATGCTGGAGCGTTATCAAATCCAGGTTTTATATGCTGAAAATGGCAGAGAGGGAATTGCCACGTTACAAAATACACCAGATATTGATGTAGTGTTGATGGATGTGATGATGCCAGAAATGGATGGTTATGAAACAACACGCATAATCCGCCAAAACGAGCAATTTAAATCTTTGCCGATTATTGCACTGACCGCTAAAGCCATGCAAGGCGATCGCGAGAAGTGTATTGAAGCCGGTGCATCAGACTATATTACTAAACCCGTAGATACCGAACAATTGCTGTCGCTGTTGCGTGTTTGGCTATATCGTTGA
- the purQ gene encoding phosphoribosylformylglycinamidine synthase subunit PurQ, translated as MTKFGVVVFPGSNCDRDVAYVTRDLLSQPTRMVWHQETDITDLDVVIIPGGFSYGDYLRCGAIARFSPVMQQVVEHAQKGKFVLGICNGFQVLTEVGLLPGVLTRNRDLHFICDRVPLKVERTNLSWTQAYSSGEVITLPIAHGEGRFYADAATLAEIEDNGQVLFRYEGENPNGSLNNIAGICDRRGNVLGMMPHPERASDAMLGGSDGLRLFQGLLEKVAALA; from the coding sequence ATGACTAAATTCGGTGTTGTTGTTTTTCCCGGTTCTAATTGCGATCGCGATGTTGCTTATGTAACTAGAGATTTGCTCTCACAACCGACTCGCATGGTTTGGCATCAAGAAACAGACATTACTGATTTGGATGTCGTGATTATCCCTGGTGGCTTTAGTTACGGTGATTATTTACGCTGCGGTGCGATCGCGCGTTTTTCACCCGTGATGCAGCAGGTTGTGGAACACGCCCAAAAAGGTAAGTTTGTCCTCGGTATTTGTAATGGTTTTCAGGTATTAACTGAAGTCGGACTTTTGCCGGGGGTGTTAACCAGAAATCGGGATTTGCATTTTATTTGCGATCGCGTCCCTTTGAAAGTTGAGCGGACTAATCTCTCATGGACACAAGCTTATAGCAGTGGTGAAGTGATCACTTTGCCCATAGCCCACGGAGAGGGGCGATTCTACGCTGATGCAGCCACTCTCGCAGAAATTGAAGATAACGGGCAAGTCTTGTTTCGCTATGAAGGCGAAAATCCCAACGGTTCACTGAACAACATCGCTGGGATTTGCGATCGTCGGGGCAATGTGTTGGGGATGATGCCGCATCCAGAAAGGGCATCAGACGCAATGCTAGGGGGTAGTGATGGTTTGAGGTTGTTTCAAGGCTTACTAGAGAAGGTAGCAGCATTAGCGTAG
- the pgmB gene encoding beta-phosphoglucomutase: MPQFTYTDWILIETQFDPEQLQSKETVFTIGNGYLGTRGSFEEGYPHASPATFINGVYDDVPVVYTELVNCPDWLPLIVIVNGDRFRLDQGEILHYERQLDLRQGQLIRALRWRSPSGNTIDISFERFASLADPHVLALRCHLTPVDFEGLIEVQASINGYPENQGFNHWEGLDQGKIDQGIWLQRRTRSSRIELGMAAKVKILGSEASLQVNTAPGYPTLSTSFVAKAQQTVTVEKIVTVFTSREIETPVKAAQEKLAHLSDYTTLLKANEQAWNEVWQQSDILIEGDSTATFAVRYNLFQLLIAAPWNDDRVSIPAKTLSGFGYRGHIFWDTEIFMHPLFLFTQPAIARNLLSYRWHTLAGARRKAIHYGYKGAMFAWESAETGDEVTPRWAIGSDFYGEDVRIWCRDREIHINADIPYAIWNYWQATADDEWMQKYGAEVILDAAIFWSSRVEFNPEREKYEIRGVIGADEYHELVHNNAFTNRMAQWHLEKAIAVYDWLVHKFPERATELEAKLQLTSQETSHWQDIIAKILFLYDPSTELIEQFEGFFQSEDINLADYEPRDRSMQAILGVDQINKYQVIKQPDILMLLYLMRESADFPYNEKALQTNWEYYAPRTDITYGSSLGPSVQAILASDLGKSTEAYEQFMRALMVDLEDNRGNTRDGIHGASAGGIWQAVIFGFGGIQLTENGPVANPHLPPGWTRLKFKLHWQGKWHEFDLKGLGTGGQGEAGGREQGVGSRGQGEEEIGKKGERGDFSSSPLHPAPRSLAFSSPPIPNIQGFIFDLDGVLTDTAEIHYLAWKKLADEEGIPFNREANEALRGVSRRASLMLIIGDRPYSEAQIQEMMERKNRYYVELIQNMTPKDLLPGAIALLDELRQAGIKIGIGSASKNARTVLERLGIVDKVDAIADGYSVQEPKPAPDLFLYAAKQLGIKPEQSVVVEDAAAGIDAALAAGIWAVGLGPVERVGAAHVVLPSLAGIKWAELRDQLGSP; the protein is encoded by the coding sequence ATGCCCCAATTTACTTACACAGATTGGATATTAATCGAAACCCAGTTTGATCCTGAGCAATTACAGTCCAAAGAAACTGTCTTTACAATCGGCAATGGATATCTGGGAACAAGAGGCAGTTTTGAAGAGGGTTATCCTCATGCATCGCCAGCTACTTTTATAAACGGTGTCTACGATGATGTGCCAGTAGTATACACTGAGCTGGTAAATTGCCCTGACTGGCTACCCTTGATAGTAATTGTGAATGGCGATCGCTTCCGTCTCGATCAAGGTGAAATATTACACTATGAGCGACAGCTTGATTTACGCCAAGGACAACTTATCCGTGCTTTACGTTGGCGCTCTCCCAGTGGGAATACTATAGATATCAGCTTTGAACGCTTTGCTAGTCTGGCAGATCCGCACGTGTTGGCGTTACGCTGCCATTTAACGCCAGTAGATTTTGAGGGGTTAATTGAAGTTCAAGCTAGTATCAATGGCTATCCCGAAAATCAAGGTTTTAATCACTGGGAAGGATTAGATCAGGGCAAAATCGACCAAGGAATCTGGTTGCAACGCCGCACCCGCAGCTCCCGAATTGAACTCGGTATGGCAGCTAAGGTGAAAATATTAGGTAGTGAAGCATCTTTGCAAGTCAATACTGCACCTGGTTATCCCACCTTAAGCACATCTTTCGTTGCGAAAGCACAGCAGACTGTAACGGTGGAAAAAATCGTGACAGTTTTTACCTCACGGGAGATAGAAACACCAGTCAAAGCCGCTCAAGAAAAACTCGCGCACCTGTCAGATTACACAACATTACTAAAAGCCAATGAGCAAGCATGGAATGAGGTTTGGCAGCAAAGTGACATCCTGATTGAGGGAGATAGCACAGCTACTTTTGCAGTTCGCTACAATCTGTTTCAATTGCTGATTGCTGCTCCCTGGAATGATGATAGAGTGAGCATTCCCGCTAAAACCCTTTCTGGGTTTGGCTATCGTGGTCATATCTTTTGGGATACAGAAATTTTTATGCATCCCTTGTTTCTGTTTACCCAGCCAGCGATCGCCCGGAACTTACTCAGTTACCGTTGGCACACCTTAGCCGGAGCTAGACGCAAAGCAATTCATTACGGCTATAAAGGGGCAATGTTTGCCTGGGAAAGTGCTGAAACTGGGGATGAAGTTACACCCCGTTGGGCTATCGGCAGTGATTTTTACGGTGAAGATGTGCGAATTTGGTGCCGCGATCGCGAAATTCATATTAATGCAGATATCCCCTACGCGATTTGGAATTACTGGCAAGCTACTGCTGATGATGAGTGGATGCAAAAGTACGGTGCAGAGGTAATCTTGGATGCCGCAATCTTTTGGAGTAGCCGGGTAGAATTCAATCCTGAGCGTGAAAAGTATGAAATTCGGGGAGTGATTGGAGCGGATGAATATCATGAATTAGTCCACAATAACGCCTTTACAAACCGTATGGCGCAATGGCATCTAGAGAAAGCGATCGCAGTCTATGATTGGTTAGTTCACAAATTCCCCGAACGAGCGACTGAACTAGAGGCGAAACTGCAACTCACCTCCCAAGAGACATCGCACTGGCAAGACATCATCGCTAAAATTTTGTTTCTCTATGACCCATCAACAGAACTAATTGAGCAATTCGAGGGATTTTTTCAATCCGAAGATATCAACTTAGCAGATTATGAACCACGCGATCGCTCCATGCAGGCTATTTTAGGTGTCGATCAAATCAATAAATATCAAGTAATCAAACAGCCAGATATATTAATGCTCCTATATTTAATGCGGGAATCAGCAGATTTTCCCTATAACGAAAAAGCATTGCAGACAAACTGGGAATACTACGCACCCCGCACTGATATTACCTATGGTTCCTCTCTTGGCCCATCAGTTCAGGCGATCTTAGCTTCCGACTTGGGCAAATCAACCGAAGCTTACGAACAGTTTATGCGAGCATTAATGGTTGATCTTGAAGACAACCGAGGTAACACCAGAGATGGAATTCACGGCGCTAGTGCTGGTGGTATTTGGCAAGCTGTAATTTTTGGATTCGGCGGCATCCAACTCACCGAAAATGGCCCCGTAGCCAATCCTCACCTCCCCCCAGGCTGGACGCGCCTGAAGTTTAAACTGCACTGGCAAGGGAAATGGCACGAGTTTGATTTGAAGGGATTGGGGACTGGGGGACAAGGGGAAGCAGGAGGCAGGGAGCAGGGGGTAGGGAGCAGGGGGCAGGGAGAAGAGGAAATTGGGAAAAAAGGAGAAAGAGGAGATTTTTCTTCATCCCCCTTGCACCCTGCACCCCGCTCCCTTGCCTTTTCATCCCCCCCAATACCCAATATTCAAGGATTCATCTTCGATTTAGATGGTGTGCTAACAGATACAGCAGAAATTCACTACTTAGCTTGGAAAAAGCTAGCAGATGAAGAGGGTATACCGTTTAATCGGGAAGCTAACGAAGCCCTGCGGGGTGTATCCCGTCGCGCTTCCCTGATGCTGATTATTGGCGATAGACCGTATTCGGAAGCCCAAATCCAGGAGATGATGGAGCGTAAAAATCGCTATTATGTAGAATTAATCCAAAATATGACACCCAAGGATTTGCTACCAGGTGCGATCGCTCTTTTGGATGAACTGCGGCAAGCTGGGATTAAAATTGGTATTGGTTCAGCCAGCAAAAATGCCCGGACAGTGCTAGAACGATTAGGCATTGTGGACAAAGTAGATGCGATCGCTGACGGTTATAGTGTACAGGAACCAAAGCCAGCACCAGACTTATTTCTGTACGCAGCCAAGCAACTAGGAATTAAACCAGAGCAATCTGTCGTTGTAGAAGATGCCGCAGCCGGTATTGATGCAGCCCTAGCTGCTGGTATATGGGCTGTAGGACTTGGCCCCGTTGAACGAGTTGGAGCCGCTCATGTTGTTTTACCCAGCCTCGCAGGCATTAAATGGGCAGAACTTCGAGATCAATTGGGAAGTCCCTAA
- a CDS encoding Fur family transcriptional regulator yields the protein MRAIRTRSQERIFNLLKTIKKGISAQDIYVELRNTNQSMGLATVYRSLDALKLEGMVQVRNLANGEALYSLAQQDKHHLTCLQCGISIPIHQCPVHDLENQLETSHKFKVFYHTLEFFGLCSQCQVNQATEIGQ from the coding sequence ATGAGAGCCATACGCACCCGCAGTCAAGAGCGTATTTTCAACCTACTGAAAACCATTAAAAAAGGCATTTCCGCTCAGGACATTTACGTAGAACTACGTAACACTAATCAGAGCATGGGTTTAGCAACAGTTTACCGTTCCCTAGATGCCTTGAAACTTGAAGGCATGGTACAAGTGCGGAATTTGGCTAACGGTGAAGCCCTCTATAGCCTAGCGCAGCAAGACAAACACCACCTTACTTGCTTGCAATGTGGTATCTCAATTCCGATTCATCAATGCCCCGTTCATGACTTAGAAAACCAGTTAGAAACCAGCCATAAGTTTAAAGTTTTTTACCACACCCTAGAGTTTTTTGGGTTGTGCAGTCAATGCCAAGTAAACCAAGCTACTGAGATTGGTCAGTAG